In a genomic window of Verrucomicrobiia bacterium:
- a CDS encoding Gfo/Idh/MocA family oxidoreductase, whose amino-acid sequence MNSTGSAPELPRRDFVKSGSLAAIMAALGGVPITGEEPAADPAGTLPVPKADPNYAEKPPGPPVSFGVVGLGVQGREILTQLGRLPNAPVAAICDSYRASLKRASEAAPDAAQFTDYRQLLDNPKVQAVVVATPTPLHREIALAAMEAGKHVYLEAPMAHSIEDGRAIARAARALPEGRIFQVGLPFRENPQHHHVLKFFRTGACGTTAEASAQVNKKQSWRRASPNPEREKALNWRLDPATSLGLVGELGIHSVDCASWYQDALPTAVSGFGSVRFWDDGRMVPDTIQTVFDYPGGVRLVFTATLVSSFGGEQQVFNGSDATILIRDNKGWMFKEADAPLLGWEVYARKDEILDELGIALVANATKILAQGKKPAEAASDTDSPLRYALEKFMEHVHEGTPPVAGWKVGFESLVTVVRASEAVRQGGRLEYDGAMFEV is encoded by the coding sequence ATGAATTCCACTGGATCCGCCCCGGAGCTGCCGCGCCGCGACTTTGTGAAGTCCGGTTCCCTGGCCGCGATCATGGCCGCGCTGGGCGGTGTGCCGATCACCGGAGAGGAGCCTGCGGCGGACCCGGCGGGCACGCTTCCGGTGCCGAAGGCGGACCCAAACTATGCCGAGAAACCGCCGGGACCGCCGGTATCGTTCGGCGTCGTTGGCCTCGGGGTTCAGGGCCGTGAAATCCTTACCCAACTTGGGCGGTTGCCGAACGCACCTGTGGCCGCCATCTGCGACAGCTACCGCGCGTCGCTCAAGCGGGCCTCCGAGGCGGCCCCGGACGCCGCGCAATTCACCGACTACCGGCAGTTGCTCGATAACCCGAAGGTGCAGGCCGTGGTCGTGGCGACCCCGACACCGTTGCACCGCGAGATCGCCCTGGCGGCCATGGAAGCCGGGAAGCATGTGTATCTGGAGGCGCCGATGGCTCATTCCATCGAGGACGGCCGGGCCATTGCCCGGGCCGCCAGAGCGCTCCCCGAAGGGCGGATTTTTCAGGTGGGGCTGCCCTTCCGCGAAAACCCCCAGCACCACCACGTGCTGAAATTTTTCCGAACCGGCGCCTGTGGCACCACGGCGGAGGCGTCGGCCCAGGTCAACAAGAAGCAGTCCTGGAGGCGGGCCTCGCCCAATCCGGAACGGGAGAAGGCCCTGAACTGGCGCCTCGACCCGGCCACCTCACTCGGGTTGGTCGGCGAACTGGGCATCCATTCCGTGGACTGTGCGAGCTGGTATCAGGATGCCCTGCCCACGGCGGTTTCAGGGTTCGGCAGCGTCCGTTTTTGGGACGACGGACGCATGGTGCCCGACACGATCCAGACCGTGTTCGATTACCCGGGCGGAGTCCGCCTCGTGTTCACCGCCACGCTGGTCAGCTCCTTTGGGGGCGAGCAGCAGGTGTTCAACGGCAGCGACGCCACGATCCTGATCCGGGACAACAAGGGCTGGATGTTCAAGGAAGCCGACGCCCCGCTGCTGGGGTGGGAGGTGTACGCCCGCAAGGACGAGATCCTGGACGAGCTGGGCATCGCCCTCGTGGCCAACGCGACCAAGATTCTGGCGCAGGGCAAGAAGCCCGCGGAGGCCGCCAGCGACACGGATTCGCCGCTGCGGTATGCGCTCGAGAAGTTCATGGAGCATGTCCACGAGGGCACCCCGCCCGTCGCCGGCTGGAAGGTCGGCTTCGAATCCCTCGTGACCGTGGTGCGGGCCAGCGAGGCCGTACGGCAGGGGGGCCGGCTCGAATACGATGGTGCGATGTTCGAGGTGTAA